A single Curtobacterium sp. MCJR17_020 DNA region contains:
- a CDS encoding excalibur calcium-binding domain-containing protein: MRIIRTLGIAAATAVLATTVVVGGASTAQAAPKTYANCTAVHKVYSGGIAKKSVTKNKVTSQGKVTYRALKGTVKKDDALYKANKKMDRDADGIACEKS, translated from the coding sequence GTGCGCATCATCCGTACCCTCGGCATCGCCGCCGCCACCGCAGTCCTCGCCACCACCGTCGTCGTCGGAGGGGCCTCCACCGCGCAGGCCGCCCCGAAGACCTACGCCAACTGCACCGCGGTGCACAAGGTGTACTCGGGCGGCATCGCGAAGAAGTCCGTCACGAAGAACAAGGTCACTTCGCAGGGCAAGGTGACCTACCGCGCCCTCAAGGGGACGGTGAAGAAGGACGACGCCCTGTACAAGGCGAACAAGAAGATGGACCGCGACGCCGACGGCATCGCCTGCGAGAAGAGCTGA
- the epsC gene encoding serine O-acetyltransferase EpsC has protein sequence MSRPVRRGVLRTVREDLAAARRGDPAARGDLENAIVYSGLHAIWTYRVTHRLWLARGLPGSRFVARVIGQAARSVTGIEIHPGARIGRRFFIDHGMGVVIGETAVIGDDVVLFHGVTLGGRGGDHGPGARRHPVVGDRVVLGAGSSLIGAISIGQDSVVGANTVVTKDVPAGSVVTGVAGTARPRSGHEGVPTL, from the coding sequence GTGAGTCGTCCCGTCCGACGAGGCGTGCTGCGGACGGTCCGGGAGGACCTGGCCGCAGCACGTCGCGGCGACCCCGCCGCCCGTGGTGACCTCGAGAACGCGATCGTCTACTCGGGGCTGCACGCCATCTGGACCTACCGCGTGACGCACCGGCTGTGGCTGGCCAGAGGCCTGCCCGGATCGCGGTTCGTCGCACGGGTCATCGGCCAGGCAGCGCGGTCGGTGACGGGCATCGAGATCCACCCGGGCGCCCGCATCGGCCGACGGTTCTTCATCGACCACGGCATGGGCGTCGTGATCGGGGAGACCGCGGTGATCGGGGACGACGTCGTGCTGTTCCACGGGGTGACCCTCGGCGGGCGCGGCGGCGACCACGGCCCAGGAGCCCGACGGCACCCGGTGGTCGGCGACCGCGTGGTGCTCGGCGCGGGATCGTCGCTGATCGGGGCGATCAGCATCGGGCAGGACTCCGTCGTCGGTGCGAACACCGTCGTGACGAAGGACGTCCCCGCGGGGTCGGTCGTCACCGGGGTCGCCGGGACCGCCCGTCCGCGGTCCGGGCACGAGGGCGTCCCGACGCTCTGA
- a CDS encoding DUF899 family protein, with product MSKLQQPEVAPPVVDRAAFDEALATQVRDEKELTRHGDRVSAARRRLPMVQVEDYEFQGADGPVRLSELFDGRYLLLVQNVMFAPDWDDGCPSCTWAVDNLPANTGRLDDEGIAFAMVSQAPIEKLERWRELRGWPHRWVSSGDTSYHDDWGWTLHHDDYDGPVPGYSYYLLRDGVPYLTYATGSRGTEAILPVAHIMDRTAYGRQQDWEDSPEGWPQYPTYG from the coding sequence ATGTCCAAGCTGCAGCAACCCGAGGTCGCACCGCCCGTGGTCGACCGTGCCGCGTTCGACGAGGCACTCGCCACCCAGGTCCGCGACGAGAAGGAACTCACCCGGCACGGCGACCGTGTGTCCGCCGCCCGCCGACGACTCCCGATGGTCCAGGTGGAGGACTACGAGTTCCAGGGCGCCGACGGCCCGGTCCGGCTCTCGGAGCTGTTCGACGGCCGCTACCTGCTCCTCGTGCAGAACGTGATGTTCGCGCCCGACTGGGACGACGGCTGCCCGAGCTGCACCTGGGCCGTGGACAACCTGCCGGCGAACACGGGTCGGCTCGACGACGAGGGCATCGCGTTCGCCATGGTCTCGCAGGCCCCGATCGAGAAGCTCGAGCGCTGGCGGGAGCTGCGCGGCTGGCCGCACCGGTGGGTGTCGTCGGGCGACACGAGCTACCACGACGACTGGGGGTGGACCCTGCACCACGACGACTACGACGGTCCGGTGCCGGGCTACTCGTACTACCTGCTGCGCGACGGAGTGCCCTACCTGACGTACGCCACCGGATCGCGTGGGACCGAGGCCATCCTGCCGGTCGCGCACATCATGGACCGCACCGCGTACGGCCGCCAGCAGGACTGGGAGGACAGCCCCGAGGGCTGGCCGCAGTACCCCACCTACGGCTGA
- the cysK gene encoding cysteine synthase A produces the protein MSGTIYDNISQAFGNTPLVKLNRLPKAGGAEVLAKLEFYNPGASVKDRLGVAIIDAAEQSGDLQPGGTIVEGSSGNTGIALALVGAARGYKVIITMPETMSVERRAVMRAYGAEIVLTPGPEGMKGAVERAAAIVDETPGAILAHQFETAANAAIHRKTTAEEILRDTEEHVDVFVAGVGTGGTITGVGQVLKERVPGVQIVAVEPKDSPLLTEGKAGPHKIAGIGANFIPEVLDQSVIDEVFDVELDDALRVARALATDEGILAGISSGAIIHAALEIAARPENAGKRIVAIVCDTGERYLSTVLFEGLTA, from the coding sequence ATGAGCGGCACGATCTACGACAACATCTCCCAGGCGTTCGGCAACACCCCGCTCGTCAAGCTGAACCGGCTGCCGAAGGCGGGCGGCGCCGAGGTGCTGGCCAAGCTCGAGTTCTACAACCCCGGCGCCAGCGTGAAGGACCGCCTCGGCGTCGCGATCATCGACGCGGCCGAGCAGTCCGGCGACCTGCAGCCGGGCGGCACCATCGTCGAGGGGTCGTCGGGCAACACCGGCATCGCCCTCGCGCTCGTCGGTGCGGCCCGCGGGTACAAGGTGATCATCACGATGCCGGAGACGATGAGCGTCGAGCGTCGTGCGGTGATGCGCGCCTACGGTGCCGAGATCGTGCTCACCCCTGGTCCCGAGGGCATGAAGGGCGCGGTCGAACGCGCCGCCGCGATCGTCGACGAGACGCCCGGCGCGATCCTCGCCCACCAGTTCGAGACCGCCGCGAACGCCGCGATCCACCGGAAGACCACCGCTGAGGAGATCCTGCGCGACACCGAGGAGCACGTCGACGTGTTCGTCGCCGGCGTCGGGACCGGTGGCACGATCACGGGTGTCGGCCAGGTGCTCAAGGAGCGCGTGCCCGGCGTGCAGATCGTCGCGGTCGAGCCGAAGGACTCCCCGCTGCTGACCGAGGGCAAGGCCGGACCGCACAAGATCGCGGGCATCGGCGCGAACTTCATCCCAGAGGTCCTCGACCAGTCCGTCATCGACGAGGTGTTCGACGTCGAGCTCGACGACGCCCTGCGTGTGGCGCGGGCGCTCGCGACCGACGAGGGCATCCTGGCCGGCATCTCGTCCGGCGCGATCATCCACGCCGCGCTCGAGATCGCCGCCCGACCAGAGAACGCCGGCAAGCGCATCGTCGCGATCGTCTGCGACACCGGGGAGCGCTACCTGTCGACGGTGCTCTTCGAGGGACTCACTGCGTGA
- a CDS encoding dipeptidase — MTFDAIPFPVIDGHNDLPWERRETHDSGVEGIDTEVDSLHTDLPKLRAGGVVGQFWSVFVPVDEPDPVRTTLQQVDLAHRIIERYPESLALARTATEVRAAVESGRIASLLGAEGGHSIGDDLAVLRDFARLGVRYMTLTHNDDTPWADSATGSHPHGGLTDRGREVVAEMERIGMLVDLSHTSPDTMRDTLDVATQPVVFSHSSTIAVNDHPRNVPDDVLGRLRDNGGVVMITFVPKFVSRAWADWEDAGSVGEPPLVTVSDVADHVEHARDLAGAAHIGLGGDYDGTPVLPPDLRDVSRYPVLAAELQRRGWGAADLRALAGGNVLRVLDATDERFARTAFVR; from the coding sequence ATGACGTTCGACGCGATCCCGTTCCCGGTCATCGACGGCCACAACGACCTGCCGTGGGAGCGCCGCGAGACCCACGACTCCGGGGTCGAGGGCATCGACACCGAGGTCGACTCGCTGCACACCGACCTGCCGAAGCTCCGCGCCGGTGGGGTCGTCGGCCAGTTCTGGTCGGTCTTCGTGCCCGTCGACGAACCGGACCCCGTGCGGACGACGCTGCAGCAGGTCGACCTGGCGCACCGGATCATCGAGCGGTACCCGGAGTCGCTCGCACTGGCCCGGACGGCGACCGAGGTCCGGGCGGCGGTCGAGTCCGGCCGGATCGCGTCGCTGCTCGGCGCCGAGGGCGGGCACTCCATCGGCGACGACCTGGCGGTGCTCCGCGACTTCGCCCGACTCGGCGTGCGCTACATGACGCTCACGCACAACGACGACACCCCCTGGGCCGACTCGGCGACGGGCTCCCACCCACACGGCGGCCTGACCGACCGTGGGCGCGAGGTCGTGGCCGAGATGGAGCGGATCGGGATGCTCGTCGACCTGTCGCACACGTCGCCGGACACCATGCGCGACACCCTCGACGTCGCCACCCAGCCCGTGGTGTTCAGCCACTCGTCGACGATCGCGGTGAACGACCACCCGCGGAACGTCCCGGACGACGTGCTCGGCCGCCTGCGCGACAACGGCGGTGTCGTGATGATCACCTTCGTGCCGAAGTTCGTGTCCCGGGCGTGGGCCGACTGGGAGGACGCCGGCTCGGTGGGGGAGCCGCCGCTCGTGACGGTGTCGGACGTGGCGGACCACGTCGAGCACGCCCGCGACCTCGCCGGCGCAGCGCACATCGGGCTCGGCGGGGACTACGACGGCACCCCGGTGCTGCCGCCGGACCTGCGCGACGTGTCCCGGTACCCGGTGCTCGCCGCCGAGCTGCAGCGGCGCGGGTGGGGAGCGGCTGACCTGCGGGCGCTCGCCGGGGGCAACGTGCTGCGGGTGCTCGACGCGACCGACGAGCGGTTCGCGCGGACGGCGTTCGTGCGCTGA
- a CDS encoding SRPBCC family protein: MTVTFRVVTELAASPERAFALSLDIGAHERSMAATDERAVAGTTSGTIGLGESVTWRARHFGIVWRMTSRITALEGPHRFVDEQVRGPFARFHHEHRFEPSAGGTRMVDTITFRAPFGPLGRLAEVVALERYLPRLIRERNASLATELHADGRAGHDGQGAASSPSAS, encoded by the coding sequence GTGACGGTGACGTTCCGCGTGGTCACCGAGCTCGCGGCGTCGCCCGAGCGCGCGTTCGCGCTGTCGCTCGACATCGGCGCGCACGAGCGGTCGATGGCTGCGACCGACGAACGCGCCGTCGCCGGCACGACGTCCGGCACGATCGGCTTGGGCGAGTCGGTCACGTGGCGCGCGCGGCACTTCGGGATCGTCTGGCGGATGACGAGCCGGATCACTGCTCTGGAGGGCCCCCACCGGTTCGTCGACGAACAGGTGCGTGGGCCGTTCGCCCGGTTCCACCACGAGCACCGGTTCGAGCCGTCGGCCGGCGGCACGCGCATGGTCGACACCATCACGTTCCGCGCGCCGTTCGGCCCGCTCGGTCGTCTGGCCGAGGTCGTCGCCCTCGAGCGCTACCTGCCGCGGCTCATCCGTGAGCGCAACGCGTCACTCGCCACCGAGCTGCACGCCGACGGCCGCGCCGGCCACGACGGTCAGGGCGCTGCGAGCTCCCCCAGCGCGTCGTAG
- a CDS encoding MOSC domain-containing protein — MSLVTAVCRVDRLLPDSGTIGVTAIDKRPVDGKVRVRPLGLYADVQADRKHHGGEDQAVYAYADEDAAYFAASLEREIPPGLFGENLRTTGVDVTGAVTGERWRVGETLELEVTIPRIPCGTFARRMGVDKWVRRFTEEGRPGAYLRVVKSGPVAAGDPVVVTYRPEHGVTIGEVFAGLTPERARAVLESGERLAPKVVRDVSKVLARS, encoded by the coding sequence ATGTCGCTCGTCACCGCCGTCTGCCGCGTCGACCGCCTGCTGCCCGACTCCGGCACGATCGGCGTCACCGCCATCGACAAGCGTCCGGTCGACGGGAAGGTCCGGGTCCGACCGCTCGGGCTGTACGCCGACGTCCAGGCCGACCGGAAGCACCACGGTGGCGAGGACCAGGCCGTGTACGCCTACGCCGACGAGGACGCCGCGTACTTCGCCGCGTCGCTGGAGCGCGAGATCCCGCCGGGCCTCTTCGGCGAGAACCTGCGGACCACGGGTGTCGACGTCACCGGGGCCGTGACGGGCGAGCGGTGGCGCGTCGGCGAGACGCTGGAGCTCGAGGTGACGATCCCGCGGATCCCGTGCGGCACGTTCGCGCGCCGGATGGGCGTCGACAAGTGGGTCCGGCGGTTCACCGAGGAAGGCCGTCCGGGCGCGTACCTGCGGGTCGTGAAGTCCGGCCCGGTGGCAGCAGGTGACCCGGTCGTCGTGACGTACCGGCCGGAGCACGGGGTGACGATCGGCGAGGTCTTCGCGGGGCTCACCCCCGAGCGGGCCCGTGCCGTGCTCGAGTCCGGGGAGCGACTCGCACCGAAGGTCGTCCGGGACGTGTCGAAGGTGCTCGCCCGCTCCTGA
- a CDS encoding GNAT family protein has translation MDPVTLRTDRLVLSVPEPSDAEDVIAYANDPDVIAYTPVPVPYGHAEAHHWITDVVRAGWSTDSRYEFGIRRADDLRLLGTIGLFGFVDGAAEVGYAVHPDGRGHGFVTEAAAAVLAWAFAPSPDGLGLVRVQWRAIATNAPSAAIAQRLGLRYEGRLRSGVSHRGRRHDQLIAAALRDDDRSTPTVWPAS, from the coding sequence GTGGACCCCGTCACCCTCCGGACCGATCGCCTGGTGCTCTCCGTGCCGGAACCGTCCGATGCGGAGGACGTCATCGCGTACGCGAACGACCCGGACGTCATCGCCTACACGCCGGTGCCGGTGCCGTACGGCCACGCCGAGGCGCACCACTGGATCACCGACGTCGTGCGCGCGGGCTGGTCCACGGACTCCCGCTACGAGTTCGGCATCCGGCGGGCCGACGACCTCCGACTGCTCGGGACGATCGGGCTGTTCGGGTTCGTCGACGGCGCGGCCGAGGTCGGCTACGCCGTGCACCCGGACGGTCGCGGCCACGGCTTCGTGACCGAGGCCGCAGCCGCCGTCCTGGCGTGGGCGTTCGCGCCGTCTCCCGACGGACTCGGGCTCGTCCGCGTGCAGTGGCGAGCGATCGCCACGAACGCCCCGTCTGCGGCGATCGCGCAGCGGCTCGGGCTCCGCTACGAGGGGCGACTCCGGTCCGGCGTGTCCCACCGCGGACGACGCCACGACCAGCTCATCGCGGCTGCTCTGCGCGACGACGACCGCTCGACGCCGACGGTCTGGCCCGCGTCGTGA
- a CDS encoding allantoate amidohydrolase has translation MSAAPVVTATALGTADAELVARWCDELALVTEETGRITRVYLSPEHARVNGIVAGWMQDAGLTTWQDAAGNLHGRVDGVAPDAPVLLLGSHLDTVVDAGRYDGIVGVLMAVRTAARLTTAGPLPVALEVIAFSDEEGTRFGKALLGSSAVAGVWDESWWDLADGDGVTLREAFTRFGLDPARVGDAAADPTTLAGYLEAHIEQGPYLEQAGQALGVVTSIASARRFSVEAVGEARHAGGTPYERRHDALLAAAEAALAVERICRASHHVGTVGTMTVEPGAVNVVPGLARFSVDLRGEFDDGRDAVWDELTKAFTVIGERRGVSVTPTEVHRAPAVFCAPRLMDAVRAGIESTGEAAPMELFSRAGHDAMSLGLVTDVAMLFLRNPDGISHHPDEFVSTPDIALGLDALAVAVERVARA, from the coding sequence GTGAGCGCGGCCCCGGTCGTGACCGCCACCGCCCTGGGCACCGCCGACGCCGAGCTCGTGGCGCGCTGGTGCGACGAGCTGGCCCTGGTCACCGAGGAGACCGGCCGGATCACCCGCGTGTACCTGTCGCCCGAGCACGCCCGCGTCAACGGGATCGTCGCCGGGTGGATGCAGGACGCCGGACTCACCACCTGGCAGGACGCCGCCGGCAACCTGCACGGACGGGTCGACGGCGTGGCACCCGACGCCCCCGTGCTGCTGCTCGGCTCGCACCTCGACACCGTGGTGGATGCCGGCCGCTACGACGGGATCGTCGGGGTCCTGATGGCCGTCCGCACCGCTGCGCGACTGACGACCGCGGGACCGCTGCCCGTCGCGCTCGAGGTCATCGCGTTCTCCGACGAAGAAGGGACCCGGTTCGGCAAGGCCCTGCTCGGGTCGTCCGCCGTCGCCGGGGTGTGGGACGAGTCCTGGTGGGACCTGGCGGACGGCGACGGCGTCACCCTGCGTGAGGCGTTCACCCGGTTCGGGCTCGACCCGGCCCGGGTGGGTGACGCGGCGGCAGACCCGACGACGCTCGCCGGGTACCTCGAGGCGCACATCGAACAGGGCCCGTACCTCGAGCAGGCCGGTCAGGCGCTCGGCGTCGTCACGAGCATCGCGAGCGCCCGACGCTTCTCGGTCGAGGCCGTGGGCGAGGCCCGGCACGCGGGCGGAACGCCGTACGAGCGCCGCCACGACGCGCTGCTCGCCGCGGCCGAGGCGGCCCTCGCCGTCGAGCGGATCTGCCGGGCATCGCACCACGTCGGCACCGTCGGCACGATGACCGTCGAACCGGGTGCGGTGAACGTGGTCCCCGGCCTCGCACGGTTCTCGGTGGACCTGCGCGGCGAGTTCGACGACGGCCGCGACGCGGTCTGGGACGAGCTCACGAAGGCGTTCACGGTGATCGGGGAACGACGCGGGGTCAGCGTCACGCCGACCGAGGTGCACCGCGCACCGGCGGTGTTCTGCGCGCCGCGGCTGATGGACGCCGTCCGCGCCGGCATCGAGTCGACGGGCGAGGCCGCGCCGATGGAGCTGTTCTCGCGGGCCGGACACGACGCCATGTCGCTCGGGCTCGTCACCGACGTCGCGATGCTGTTCCTGCGCAACCCGGACGGCATCAGCCACCACCCGGACGAGTTCGTCTCGACGCCCGACATCGCGCTCGGGCTCGACGCACTCGCCGTCGCGGTGGAGCGGGTGGCCCGGGCATGA
- a CDS encoding MmcQ/YjbR family DNA-binding protein → MDGAQLHEIASRTAMGLPAVFETEPFGEGALVYKVVDKMFVMTSELRGVPIVNLKCAPPHGAALVRDHAEITPGWHMNKRHWITLAPGDGIDETLVEDLVANAYDLVVAGLPRAKRPLDPTRGG, encoded by the coding sequence ATGGACGGCGCGCAGTTGCACGAGATCGCGAGTCGCACCGCGATGGGCCTGCCCGCGGTGTTCGAGACCGAGCCCTTCGGCGAGGGCGCCCTGGTCTACAAGGTCGTCGACAAGATGTTCGTGATGACGAGCGAGCTCCGGGGTGTGCCGATCGTCAACCTGAAGTGCGCGCCGCCGCACGGGGCAGCGCTCGTCCGCGACCACGCCGAGATCACACCGGGGTGGCACATGAACAAGCGGCACTGGATCACGCTCGCTCCCGGTGACGGCATCGACGAGACCCTGGTCGAGGACCTCGTCGCGAACGCCTACGACCTGGTCGTCGCCGGGTTGCCCCGAGCGAAGCGGCCGCTCGACCCGACACGCGGCGGGTGA
- a CDS encoding MurR/RpiR family transcriptional regulator, whose translation MSTAGPDVRARIDSVWEQLSPAERRVAAMVRHDPELLLVGTSAELAAESGTSKATVSRLVRSLGFQDAAEVRQNLMSARGSGLPWVAEDAAHVDQRAVEARNLDAAFASLARADRPRLARRIVRARRVLVFGERGAYPVALQLRAQLAQVRSDVRVGPAPGQRLGEEVADLDRRDLVVLVTVRRHTAGVDRIVRHCVSTGADVVVLGDPTAAVIAAPANTAILCPVDSPAAFDSMAALFAVVAAIANDVYEASGPAGRARVDAVASAYDALGELAAP comes from the coding sequence ATGAGCACCGCCGGACCGGACGTCCGCGCCCGCATCGACTCCGTCTGGGAGCAGCTCTCGCCCGCCGAACGACGCGTCGCCGCGATGGTCCGGCACGACCCGGAACTCCTGCTCGTCGGCACCTCGGCCGAACTCGCCGCCGAGTCGGGCACGTCGAAGGCCACGGTGTCCCGGCTCGTCCGGTCGCTCGGGTTCCAGGACGCAGCCGAGGTCCGGCAGAACCTGATGTCCGCACGCGGCTCCGGCCTGCCGTGGGTGGCGGAGGACGCCGCCCACGTCGACCAGCGCGCGGTCGAGGCCCGCAACCTCGACGCGGCCTTCGCCTCGCTGGCCCGAGCCGATCGTCCGCGACTCGCGCGTCGCATCGTCCGGGCTCGTCGCGTGCTCGTGTTCGGGGAGCGTGGCGCCTACCCGGTGGCGCTGCAGCTCCGCGCCCAGCTCGCCCAGGTCCGCTCGGACGTCCGGGTCGGTCCGGCACCGGGGCAGCGGCTCGGAGAAGAGGTCGCCGACCTCGACCGCCGTGACCTCGTCGTCCTGGTGACCGTGCGTCGGCACACCGCCGGGGTCGACCGGATCGTGCGGCACTGTGTCTCGACCGGCGCCGACGTCGTCGTGCTGGGCGACCCGACCGCAGCCGTCATCGCGGCACCGGCGAACACCGCGATCCTGTGCCCGGTCGACTCACCGGCGGCGTTCGACTCGATGGCGGCCCTGTTCGCGGTCGTCGCAGCCATCGCGAACGACGTGTACGAAGCCTCGGGACCGGCCGGCCGCGCTCGGGTCGACGCGGTGGCGAGTGCCTACGACGCGCTGGGGGAGCTCGCAGCGCCCTGA